TCGCTTGACGAACTTTACTCGGTATTGCCCGATGTGTTTGAATGGCAGATCGACTATATCAAAGAAACCGGCATCCCAATTGTTCGCCTAAGCGATTTCTCGGACAATCCACAGAAGTACACTTCGCTGGGCAATAAGAACATTTTGCTGACGGTCGATGACGGCAAGAAAAACACCATTAATATTCTTCCGTTTATCAAAGGCAGTCAAGTCCCTATTTCACTATTTTTGTCTCCGGGTCTTTTGAATAAGACTAACGAGTATATGACTTTTCAGGATATCGCTGAGTTCCAGAAACTTTACTGGGTTGATTTCGGCAGCCATGGCTACACGCACCCGCTCCTTACGCGCTTGGATGAAAAGTCGCTCAACCAAGAAATTGCCGTATCTCGTCATGAACTTGAAAAACTGGTTGACAGAAAAATTGAAACATTTGCATATCCCTTCGGAATGTTCGATAACCGTTCAAAAAACATCGCAGAAAAAAACTATAAGCTCGCATTTGGCGTTATGGATGGAACAAACAAAGAAACAACTGATAGGTATAACTTGAAACGTTATGTTATCTACAGAAACACGACCTTTGGCGAGTTTATACATATTATCAATCAAATAAACAAGAATTCCTCGGGCCGAAATTACGAAGTAAAAAACCTCGGTCTCGAGCGAGGCCCGGCTAAGTATTTCGTTTTCTATAAAACGCGGCTTTTTAAATTCCCCCAAGAGGAAAAAGAAAAAACCTTGATAGTTGTCCCTAGCTCGCATATAGGTGCGGGATGGATATATAGAAGCATCGAAAACGCGCTTAAATCGGGGTTTCAAAGCTATGTCATCGTAAACAGGAATAATAATATCCCTTTTTACCGTCCTGACAAAGAGATGAAGACAATTCAATCCTGGGGACTAAATACTTATGTCGCAGATTTTAAAGAGACTCTGGATTCTATAGCGGAAAAAAATAAAAAGGCTGTTATTCTTACTTGGAACGACGGGTTCGACCTAGTACTTGAGTTGCTGAAAAAAGACACGGGATACCGCAATCTTGTCAAAGGGATAATTGTCGTCAATCCGTCGGTAATCGGTATTGATGACGCAAGACACATCAAACAAAATATAAAGTACTACGACAGGTTATTAAAAGCAGGGGAATATGCCACGGAAGACCTCAAATTTTTTCTTAAGATAAAAACCTTATGCGATTTGGCGGTTCTGAAACCAACTGAAAAAAGCCCTTTCAGCCAAGGCCTTGGCTACAGTAGCATGTCCAACAAAGAACTGTTGAGCAAGGTTTTTGACGATTCAGACCATCCTGACCTTTCTCTGGATTCCGCGGGGAAGGAATACTCAATGAATGATTTCAATCAGGCCTTCATGCAGCCTTTGCCGCTGTTCAGCATGGTTGTTCCTCTCTCATATCTAAAAGATATAAACGAGTTGCATCGTAGCGATACATATTCGGGAAACGCTGATAAGTTAGCACCTTTGCCGATTTTTTATGTTTATAGTTCCGCCTACCGCCGCAATGTAGAAAAATTTAAGACTACTTTTGCTAATGCAAAGGAGCAAAAAGAATACTATTTTGACGACATTTCCACTATCGAGATTATGTTATCGGGAAAATTCTCGCGAATAGTCACTGATAACGCCTTAAGGATGTTATCCGATAAAAAATAATATTTCCTTCCCAAAGAGTATCTAAAACCCGGTCAAAACCGCTAAAAATGAAAAAGAGCAAGGTTATTTCCCTTGCTCTCTCTTTATGATAGCTTATTCAATTTTTTTGATTCACATTTTGGCAAGTTGTTTTCTTTCTGTTTTTCTGAAAATATACACTCCATTGACCCGGGGATCAAAACGAGTAATCGGCCCGAAATTATGCCATGTCAGTTCGGGACGAGTCATATCACGCCCAAAGACTGGAAGTATTGTGTATTTTTTACCCTGCGGATCAATTTCATATATGAAAGAACCGCGGGAAAAATATTTTAATAGCCCATAGGGAATTTTTATATAGTCAAAAACAACGATCCAATCAGGATAGGATTCATCAATATATTTAAGCCCGTTAACAGGCTTTAATTTTTCACGGCTAAGGTGTGTGTATTTAGGCCCAAGTCCTACCCAGCTCAATGTTTCATTGTATTGAGGTGAAGAATCGCGCAAAAGGCCCTGCATCTTCAGATTGTCTCCTAAGTAGAAATGAAGGACATTCATTGTGTATTCAGGATAAGAGTATACAATATCGTCCTTCCTTGCATTCGTTTTCAGGTAATGCACAGCGGCATCGTACGGGGTCTCGTAATCATTACAAAACTCTGTGATCAATGCCGGCAACAACCACTTTTTGGGCGGATGAAAAGACAAAGCATTTGAAGACAACAATACGACCAGAAAAAAAATGCCTATATATCTGCCATATCCCATTCCATGAAACATATAAAGGAGAGTGCCAATAACACCCGAACAAAACGGTAGCAACGATATGAAGTATCTAATTGCAACACCAGTACCACTTTTAACCGAAATTACAGAAAGTGCCAGAACATATCCAAGTATCATCACTAACCATTCGTACACTGACCTGGGAAAACTTAATTTTTTTTGTAGTAATTTTGCGGCGAGTATCCCGATAATCAGCATTCCAATCGGCAGATATCCGGATAGATCGAGCAGCATTAGATTCCTATATAGAACTTCCTTTATCCCTAAAGGAACTAAAAGATTTGTTGTCGCATGATCGTAACGTTCCCATATCAGATGTTGCAGCGCGTATGGGACCGTCAGCAATGCAAATAGAAGTATAGCTTCGCTTACTTTAATGCATTTCTTTAAAGTAAAATGTCTCGCGTAAAAAATCATGTGCACCAAGATAATACCAAATACCATTGCTGCGCAAATTAATGCATTAGAATAAAATAGCAGCACAAACGCTATAGATGATAACAGATACCATTGCAACTTATCATCTTTTATGGCACGACGATATAGATAGTAACCTGCCATGCCAAAGAACAGACACAAAGCATAATAACGGCATTGCCGAATATTTAATAAAAATGAATATGAAAAAGCTGTAAGTATCAGAGTGTAAATACGTAACGCAGGTTCTTTACTGAAATCTTCCAGTAAAAGAAGCCAAAGCATTAAGAGAGATGCGATACCTAAAAGCACAAACAAAAATCGGCCGGCAGAATTTAAGAAACCAAATAATTTAAATCCGGCGGCAGCAACTATATAGCCCAGCGGCTGCTCAATACTGCGAAGATTTTTGTCCAGCAGCCCGCCATTTCTATATGTACAAAGGTTCCTCCCGTCCCACCCTGTAAAAGTTCCGGTTGCAAGATAGTTTTTTGCGAAAATAGCATTTGCTGCTTCATCGTCCCAATAATTATTGTTTCCCAAATCAACAACTCCCAAAAACAGCGATATAAGAATAATACTTCCAGCAATAATATGCTCCGAATATTTTTTAGAGAAAAACTTTTTTATGAAGGATGCCATAAAAGCTACTTTATTCCTAATGATTTTTGTGTCATTATTTACTATTAATGTGAAATAAATCAAATTAAAAAGAGAAAGGGAGTTATTCTGTTCTCTAGTAACTAAAACGTACCAAGGGTAGAGTTTTTATTCATCTTAAGAATCACGAATAAAATTCATAAAAAAATAAATGTAAATAAGAGCTAAATATTATTATTTTTATCTGGATGTTTTCTCTCAGTCTTTCTGAAAATGCTCACCTCAACTACTTGTGGGGCAAAATTAGTAATCGATCCGAAATTATGCGCTCTTATGTTAGGGTCACTCAGATTGTCTGAACCTTGAAGGATAATATATTGTTGTTCTTTGATATTGATTCCGTATACAAAAGGGCCACGAGAAAAATATTTTAATATCTCTGGAACAAGTTGTTTGTTATTTTGAAAAATAACGATCCAATCTGGATAGGATTCATCAATATATTTAAGACCGTCAATTAGACTCAATTTTTCTGCATGAAGATGCGTATATTTATGGCCAAAATACCAATTTAATGTATCCTTATGAAGTTGTGATGTATTACGCAAACGCCCCTGCACTATGATCTTGTTTCCTAGGTAAAATTGGAAAACATTTAGGTTACATTCGTCATTGCAATATATAATATCATTCCTTTTTGCGTGTTTTGCTAAGTAGCTTACAGTGACATCAATGTAAGTCTGATAACCATTA
This genomic stretch from Elusimicrobiota bacterium harbors:
- a CDS encoding polysaccharide deacetylase family protein — encoded protein: MRKYFNKIAIAVILFFLIFCMYLRAENLTLCYHQFDNSLDELYSVLPDVFEWQIDYIKETGIPIVRLSDFSDNPQKYTSLGNKNILLTVDDGKKNTINILPFIKGSQVPISLFLSPGLLNKTNEYMTFQDIAEFQKLYWVDFGSHGYTHPLLTRLDEKSLNQEIAVSRHELEKLVDRKIETFAYPFGMFDNRSKNIAEKNYKLAFGVMDGTNKETTDRYNLKRYVIYRNTTFGEFIHIINQINKNSSGRNYEVKNLGLERGPAKYFVFYKTRLFKFPQEEKEKTLIVVPSSHIGAGWIYRSIENALKSGFQSYVIVNRNNNIPFYRPDKEMKTIQSWGLNTYVADFKETLDSIAEKNKKAVILTWNDGFDLVLELLKKDTGYRNLVKGIIVVNPSVIGIDDARHIKQNIKYYDRLLKAGEYATEDLKFFLKIKTLCDLAVLKPTEKSPFSQGLGYSSMSNKELLSKVFDDSDHPDLSLDSAGKEYSMNDFNQAFMQPLPLFSMVVPLSYLKDINELHRSDTYSGNADKLAPLPIFYVYSSAYRRNVEKFKTTFANAKEQKEYYFDDISTIEIMLSGKFSRIVTDNALRMLSDKK
- a CDS encoding glycosyltransferase family 39 protein, whose translation is MASFIKKFFSKKYSEHIIAGSIILISLFLGVVDLGNNNYWDDEAANAIFAKNYLATGTFTGWDGRNLCTYRNGGLLDKNLRSIEQPLGYIVAAAGFKLFGFLNSAGRFLFVLLGIASLLMLWLLLLEDFSKEPALRIYTLILTAFSYSFLLNIRQCRYYALCLFFGMAGYYLYRRAIKDDKLQWYLLSSIAFVLLFYSNALICAAMVFGIILVHMIFYARHFTLKKCIKVSEAILLFALLTVPYALQHLIWERYDHATTNLLVPLGIKEVLYRNLMLLDLSGYLPIGMLIIGILAAKLLQKKLSFPRSVYEWLVMILGYVLALSVISVKSGTGVAIRYFISLLPFCSGVIGTLLYMFHGMGYGRYIGIFFLVVLLSSNALSFHPPKKWLLPALITEFCNDYETPYDAAVHYLKTNARKDDIVYSYPEYTMNVLHFYLGDNLKMQGLLRDSSPQYNETLSWVGLGPKYTHLSREKLKPVNGLKYIDESYPDWIVVFDYIKIPYGLLKYFSRGSFIYEIDPQGKKYTILPVFGRDMTRPELTWHNFGPITRFDPRVNGVYIFRKTERKQLAKM